In Chitinophaga sp. HK235, a single window of DNA contains:
- a CDS encoding DUF4259 domain-containing protein, protein MGAWGTRNFENDGSQDWIFDVIDSKDGGLVTDTLARIINNTETLEIADCEEGLAAAELVAALVGRPSEDFPEDPLDKLDILNLIATKGLRNQALTAVNKILSASEMKNFWGESGELPSWEAVQASLVKRLEL, encoded by the coding sequence ATGGGCGCATGGGGCACCAGGAATTTTGAAAATGATGGATCACAGGACTGGATTTTTGACGTGATCGATAGCAAAGATGGTGGATTGGTAACTGATACGCTGGCGCGTATCATCAATAACACCGAAACACTGGAAATAGCAGATTGCGAAGAAGGCTTGGCGGCCGCTGAACTGGTGGCCGCGTTGGTAGGGCGTCCTAGCGAAGACTTCCCGGAAGATCCGCTGGACAAACTGGACATACTGAACCTGATCGCAACAAAGGGGCTGAGAAATCAGGCTCTTACTGCTGTTAACAAAATACTGAGCGCTTCAGAAATGAAAAACTTCTGGGGCGAATCTGGTGAGTTGCCATCATGGGAAGCTGTACAGGCATCCCTGGTGAAAAGATTAGAACTATAG
- a CDS encoding GreA/GreB family elongation factor, whose product MKKKQIIVSQHDYEILKTLCYHAPGTDKLKEELERAVIRKTKVPDDVVQVNSTLQFKDERSGAVREVQLVLPAASNIQLGKLSILSPIGTALLGYSAGDTIDWEVPAGKTQLHILRVVNEG is encoded by the coding sequence ATGAAAAAGAAACAGATTATTGTGTCCCAACATGATTACGAAATTTTAAAAACCCTTTGTTACCACGCTCCCGGCACTGATAAGCTGAAGGAGGAGTTGGAAAGGGCTGTTATCAGAAAAACAAAAGTGCCGGATGATGTGGTACAGGTAAATTCCACGCTGCAGTTCAAAGACGAGCGTAGCGGCGCTGTACGGGAAGTACAGCTGGTACTGCCTGCTGCCAGCAACATCCAGCTGGGTAAACTCTCTATCCTGTCACCTATCGGTACTGCCCTGCTGGGCTACAGTGCCGGTGATACCATTGACTGGGAAGTGCCTGCGGGCAAAACCCAGCTGCATATTCTGCGGGTGGTCAATGAAGGATAG
- a CDS encoding c-type cytochrome: protein MDRLQYLVISTISLAIFACGQTQKQHSLSKHEQDSLAMRKQYASSPVLDGKAAIAAMQVDSGLEVQLVAEEPMVVAPVNAVFDERGRMWVVEMTGFMPDTSGTGEEKPDGKIVILEDTTGDGVMDRRTVFLDSLVLPRAVCLVENGVLVATPPQLWFIENNNDKPGKRILVDDQYAAGGNVEHQPNGLLRAMDNWIYNAKSDRRYRKVGNKWLKEATTFRGQWGITQDDKGRLYYNNNSENLLGDYFPPGLGGKNPHQQNAAGYDQRIVRDNHVYPVHPTPGVNRGYMKGVLDDSLRLVEFTAACGPVIYRGGLFPAEYTGNAFVAEPAANLIKRNILSDSSYIVKGKQAYSGKEFLASTDERFRPTGLYNGPDGALYITDMYRGILQHKTYITTYLKNEIRMRELTQPLNCGRIYRIVPKGQRPEKTLLTPEQLFSMLGNANGALRDKAQQLIIDRNMMQLVPELRAALKDIHAPLKQVHSLWALEGLHALTYADIAGVLQQGNDPLSVQALAALPAVLNAAVAKPVATTLDSLADKPFFTPFVAYLLPALNKADRAVATKLEAKLIKNYAQDRYVSAALINNATNREAALLKQLVATNPDTALALNKQLNAVLKSMDNAANAKKMDVLANTYPRGYRIFNTVCQTCHGKNGNGIAAMAPPLNESNWVNGNKNTLAAIVLYGLTGPVEVHGKLYKAPEINGDMPGIGGSDEFSDSDIAELLTFLRSAWNNKAGKVTTEDIRNTRKQYNGRQKPFTAAELSK, encoded by the coding sequence ATGGACCGTTTACAATACCTGGTTATTTCCACGATTTCCCTGGCAATCTTTGCCTGCGGACAGACTCAAAAACAACATTCATTAAGCAAACATGAGCAGGATTCTCTGGCGATGCGGAAGCAGTATGCCAGCTCCCCTGTGTTGGACGGGAAAGCGGCCATAGCAGCCATGCAGGTGGACAGCGGTCTGGAAGTACAGCTGGTGGCTGAAGAACCGATGGTGGTAGCACCGGTGAATGCGGTGTTTGATGAGCGGGGAAGGATGTGGGTGGTGGAGATGACTGGCTTTATGCCCGATACCAGTGGAACAGGAGAAGAAAAACCGGATGGCAAAATCGTCATCCTGGAAGATACTACCGGTGATGGTGTGATGGACCGGCGTACGGTATTCCTCGATTCGCTCGTATTGCCGCGGGCGGTGTGTCTGGTGGAGAACGGAGTATTGGTGGCCACACCGCCGCAACTGTGGTTCATTGAAAACAATAACGATAAACCCGGCAAACGGATACTGGTAGACGACCAGTATGCTGCTGGCGGTAATGTAGAGCACCAGCCCAATGGCCTGTTAAGGGCTATGGACAACTGGATTTACAACGCTAAGTCAGACCGGCGTTATCGTAAGGTGGGCAACAAATGGTTGAAAGAAGCTACCACTTTCCGTGGTCAGTGGGGTATTACTCAGGATGACAAAGGCCGTCTATATTATAACAATAATTCTGAGAATCTGTTGGGAGATTATTTTCCACCCGGACTGGGAGGCAAAAATCCGCACCAGCAGAATGCAGCCGGCTATGATCAGCGGATTGTGCGGGATAATCATGTGTATCCTGTCCATCCTACACCGGGTGTGAACCGTGGTTATATGAAGGGCGTACTCGACGACAGTCTGCGGCTGGTAGAGTTTACCGCAGCCTGTGGGCCGGTGATATACCGTGGAGGCTTGTTCCCTGCTGAATATACAGGTAATGCTTTTGTGGCAGAACCTGCGGCCAACCTGATCAAACGGAATATACTGAGTGATAGCAGTTATATCGTAAAAGGAAAACAGGCCTATAGCGGTAAGGAGTTCCTGGCCAGCACTGATGAGCGTTTCCGGCCAACAGGACTGTACAATGGCCCTGATGGTGCTTTATATATTACTGATATGTACAGGGGGATTCTGCAGCATAAGACTTATATCACCACTTATCTTAAGAATGAGATCAGGATGAGAGAGCTGACTCAACCGCTCAACTGCGGCCGTATCTATCGCATTGTGCCCAAAGGACAACGTCCGGAGAAGACATTACTGACGCCGGAGCAGTTGTTCAGTATGTTGGGCAATGCCAACGGAGCTTTGAGAGACAAGGCACAGCAGCTGATCATCGACCGTAATATGATGCAACTGGTGCCGGAACTGCGTGCTGCTTTGAAAGACATCCATGCACCTCTTAAACAGGTACATTCGCTTTGGGCACTGGAAGGACTGCATGCATTGACTTATGCTGATATTGCTGGCGTGTTACAACAGGGTAATGATCCGCTTAGCGTACAGGCTCTGGCAGCCTTACCGGCTGTGTTGAATGCAGCTGTTGCGAAACCTGTGGCCACCACACTGGACAGCCTGGCAGATAAACCGTTTTTTACTCCGTTTGTAGCCTATCTGCTGCCGGCATTGAATAAGGCCGACAGAGCTGTTGCCACAAAGCTGGAAGCGAAACTTATAAAAAACTATGCACAGGACCGTTATGTGTCTGCTGCATTGATCAATAATGCTACCAATAGGGAAGCAGCACTCCTGAAACAACTTGTTGCCACTAATCCGGATACGGCACTGGCGCTGAACAAACAGCTGAATGCAGTGCTGAAAAGCATGGACAACGCTGCCAACGCCAAAAAAATGGATGTACTGGCCAACACCTATCCCCGTGGATACAGGATCTTTAATACCGTATGCCAGACCTGTCATGGTAAAAACGGAAATGGAATTGCAGCGATGGCGCCTCCGTTAAATGAAAGCAACTGGGTAAATGGTAACAAAAACACCCTGGCTGCTATTGTATTATATGGTCTTACAGGCCCGGTGGAAGTACACGGAAAACTGTACAAGGCGCCGGAAATAAATGGAGACATGCCTGGCATCGGTGGTAGCGATGAATTCAGCGATAGTGATATTGCTGAACTACTCACATTTTTACGCAGTGCCTGGAACAACAAGGCCGGAAAAGTGACAACAGAGGATATCCGGAATACACGCAAACAGTATAATGGCCGGCAAAAACCCTTTACTGCTGCAGAATTAAGCAAATAG
- a CDS encoding NupC/NupG family nucleoside CNT transporter encodes MERFQGLIGILLILGIAFLFSNNRSKINYRLVLSGITLQVLIALLVFKVPPITWFFQQVGHAMGKLEAFARQGASFVYGGIGVSQPPTGTFADYASGGFVFAFNVTATIILVCVLVAVLYHFGIMQRIVAVIAKAMNVVMRVSGAEALSNVASAFVGQVEAQVMIRPYLNSMTKSEILASMSGSLACIAGGILVVYANMGFQAGMDIAPFLITASLMAAPGALVISKIVFPETEESVTMGSVKMEVKSNYTNVIDAISHGAGDGFKIAMNVIAMLIGFIALIALIDWCLIHIGHLLHLDFNLSLDWIFGKLFTPMAWAMGVPTQDVNNVATLLGQKLTINEFVAFKSMTSHAVKIESAKAITISTIAIAGFANFSSVGMQIGGIGELAPGRRTDLAKLGLKALLCGTLASYLSATIAGILL; translated from the coding sequence ATGGAACGCTTTCAGGGCTTAATAGGCATTCTCCTTATTCTGGGTATTGCCTTTTTGTTTTCCAACAACAGGAGTAAAATTAACTACCGACTGGTTTTGAGTGGTATTACATTACAGGTGCTGATTGCGCTGTTGGTATTCAAAGTGCCCCCTATTACCTGGTTTTTCCAACAAGTAGGTCACGCTATGGGTAAACTGGAAGCGTTTGCACGTCAGGGTGCGTCCTTTGTTTATGGTGGAATAGGGGTATCCCAGCCTCCTACCGGTACCTTTGCCGACTATGCCAGCGGTGGATTTGTATTTGCCTTTAACGTGACAGCCACGATTATCCTGGTATGTGTACTGGTGGCCGTACTTTATCATTTCGGCATTATGCAACGAATAGTAGCGGTCATCGCTAAAGCGATGAATGTGGTGATGCGGGTAAGTGGTGCAGAAGCGCTGAGTAATGTGGCCAGTGCATTTGTAGGTCAGGTAGAAGCTCAGGTAATGATCCGTCCTTATCTCAATTCCATGACTAAAAGTGAGATCCTCGCTTCTATGAGCGGCAGCCTTGCCTGTATTGCCGGCGGTATCCTGGTGGTATATGCCAACATGGGTTTCCAGGCGGGTATGGATATTGCGCCCTTTTTGATCACCGCCAGTCTGATGGCTGCTCCAGGAGCACTGGTTATCTCCAAGATCGTATTCCCGGAAACGGAAGAAAGCGTGACTATGGGCAGCGTGAAGATGGAAGTAAAGAGCAACTACACCAACGTTATTGATGCCATTTCCCATGGCGCAGGCGACGGTTTCAAAATAGCCATGAACGTTATTGCCATGTTGATCGGTTTCATTGCATTGATTGCGCTGATCGACTGGTGTCTTATCCATATCGGCCATCTGCTGCATCTGGATTTCAATCTTAGCCTGGACTGGATCTTCGGTAAATTGTTTACCCCTATGGCCTGGGCTATGGGTGTGCCAACCCAGGATGTAAACAACGTGGCAACATTGCTGGGGCAAAAACTGACTATCAACGAGTTTGTGGCCTTTAAGAGCATGACCAGTCATGCAGTAAAAATTGAATCTGCCAAAGCAATTACCATTTCAACTATTGCTATTGCCGGTTTTGCCAACTTCAGCAGCGTAGGGATGCAGATTGGCGGTATCGGAGAGCTGGCTCCCGGCCGCAGAACAGACCTGGCAAAACTGGGGCTCAAAGCATTGCTTTGTGGTACATTGGCCAGTTACCTGTCTGCCACCATCGCTGGTATTCTTTTGTAA
- the smc gene encoding chromosome segregation protein SMC codes for MRLKTLEIKGFKSFADKTVLNFDEGITGVIGPNGCGKSNIIDSIRWVIGEHKISNLRSENQAGLVFNGSKTRSASGMAEVSLTFENTKNVLPTEFTTVTITRKFYKNGDSEYRLNDVACRLKDIHNLFMDTGVSTDSYAIIELGMVDDIIKDKENSRRRMLEQAAGISIYKTRKKEAKSKLEATEGDLNRIEDLLFEINNNLKTLESQARKAERFYEVKKEYRDISIELAKAALEGFNVTFRELSDKQQEESDRKLQLETEITTAEAAVEEDKLHFVAKERELQALQKSFNELVATIRTKENDKNLASQQLTYLREREKSISDFLSNAEGQLQGLTTSIEFSEKQVVEEAEVFESMEDELETLREMVEDKKERFQQKKQSLETLRNDQQRWQRQQFEAEKKVAVADTSVQNLQRSIQQLQEEKNSRLQQITQLEAEKETLQQTITTSKNELDEMVRFQEETKNKILATQSDIEGLRDQLVDENRKLDSKRNEFDLLKSLVDSLEGYPESIKFLKKNPDWNNNAPILSDIFFCKEDYRTCVENLLEPYLNYYVVNNVAEAVQAIQLLDTHKKGKANFFILDQFRPQTNSLLAPAGTIPALDVVEIEEKYKGLGHHLLGKVFIGEDLTRLEFSQVSDDGICLVEKSGRMHRGKFNITGGSVGLFEGKKLGRAKNLEKLEVEIKDLEAVVGRLRTQIQDKHNEVLGYNSQLNENNINAAREKINQMNNQLFGLQNRIENFHHLIEAGDKRLEEMQQSLSANQESISGVREELENLNDRVGELQDGIAEADRMAQEAEQQFNMANVQFNNQNLQHTRQHSKVQALKQELEFKRKQLADLHTQITSNKAQLEDTVANVAAAEEKRNAADEGLVELFRRRQEEEKALNEKDQEYYNFRNHLQELETTLRAKQKAREQLEQQLNMVKDKVNELKLQLASMKERLSVEFKVNLDEIIDEQRHSELPTEELQASAERLKKRLENMGEINPTAIEAYQEMKKRYEFILEQKTDLVNAKDSLLATIQEVETTANQKFLETFNMVKENFIRVFKALFTEEDQCDMILSDPENLADTGIEIIAKPKGKRPAAITQLSGGEKTLTATALLFAIYLIKPAPFCILDEVDAPLDDANVGKFTNMIRKFSDNSQFIIVTHNKQTMAAVDVIYGVTMQEPGVSKLVPVDFRSLN; via the coding sequence GTGCGCTTAAAAACACTAGAAATAAAAGGCTTTAAAAGTTTTGCTGATAAAACCGTCTTGAACTTTGATGAAGGGATAACCGGAGTAATAGGCCCAAACGGTTGCGGCAAAAGTAATATTATCGACTCCATCCGCTGGGTGATCGGGGAACATAAAATTAGCAACCTGCGTTCGGAAAACCAAGCCGGGCTTGTGTTCAACGGTTCCAAAACACGTTCCGCCAGCGGTATGGCAGAGGTGAGCCTTACCTTTGAAAATACCAAAAACGTACTGCCTACCGAATTTACTACCGTCACCATTACCCGCAAATTCTACAAAAACGGCGATAGCGAATACCGCCTAAATGACGTGGCCTGCCGCCTTAAAGACATCCATAACCTCTTTATGGACACTGGTGTCAGCACTGATTCCTATGCCATTATCGAGTTAGGAATGGTAGACGATATTATCAAAGACAAGGAAAACAGCCGTCGCCGCATGCTGGAACAAGCGGCAGGCATCTCCATATATAAAACCCGTAAAAAAGAAGCTAAATCCAAACTGGAAGCCACAGAAGGTGACCTTAACCGTATTGAGGACCTGCTGTTTGAAATCAACAACAACCTCAAAACGCTGGAAAGCCAGGCCCGTAAAGCAGAACGCTTCTATGAAGTAAAAAAGGAATACCGCGACATCAGCATAGAACTGGCCAAGGCAGCCCTGGAAGGATTCAATGTCACTTTCCGCGAACTGTCCGACAAACAACAGGAAGAAAGTGACCGGAAACTGCAGCTGGAAACCGAAATTACAACGGCGGAGGCTGCAGTGGAAGAAGATAAACTACACTTCGTTGCCAAGGAAAGAGAGCTGCAAGCCCTCCAAAAATCATTCAACGAACTGGTGGCCACCATCCGTACAAAAGAAAATGATAAGAACCTGGCCAGCCAACAGCTCACCTACCTGCGCGAACGGGAGAAAAGCATCAGCGACTTCCTCAGCAATGCAGAGGGACAGCTGCAGGGACTAACCACCTCCATTGAATTCTCCGAAAAACAGGTGGTGGAAGAAGCTGAAGTGTTTGAATCCATGGAAGACGAACTCGAAACCCTCCGCGAAATGGTGGAGGATAAAAAAGAACGCTTCCAGCAGAAAAAACAATCCCTCGAAACACTGCGTAATGACCAGCAACGCTGGCAACGCCAACAGTTCGAAGCGGAAAAAAAGGTGGCTGTGGCCGATACTTCCGTCCAAAACCTGCAACGCAGCATCCAGCAGCTGCAGGAGGAAAAAAACAGCCGGCTGCAACAAATTACTCAACTGGAAGCCGAAAAGGAAACGCTGCAACAAACCATCACCACCAGCAAAAATGAACTGGATGAAATGGTGCGTTTCCAGGAAGAGACAAAAAATAAAATACTGGCTACCCAGTCTGATATCGAAGGGCTGCGTGACCAGCTGGTTGATGAAAACCGTAAACTCGATTCCAAAAGAAACGAATTCGACCTCCTCAAATCACTGGTAGACAGCCTCGAAGGCTATCCGGAAAGTATCAAGTTCCTGAAAAAGAATCCGGACTGGAATAACAATGCTCCCATCCTGAGTGATATCTTTTTCTGTAAGGAGGATTACCGCACCTGCGTGGAAAACCTGCTGGAGCCTTATCTCAACTATTACGTTGTCAATAATGTGGCAGAGGCGGTACAGGCCATCCAGCTGCTGGACACCCATAAAAAAGGAAAAGCCAACTTCTTTATCCTCGACCAGTTCCGTCCGCAAACCAATAGCCTGCTGGCACCTGCCGGTACTATTCCTGCGCTGGACGTAGTGGAGATTGAAGAAAAATATAAAGGCCTGGGCCATCACCTGCTGGGGAAAGTGTTTATTGGGGAAGACCTCACCCGGCTGGAGTTCAGCCAGGTATCCGACGATGGAATATGCCTGGTGGAGAAATCCGGCCGTATGCACCGCGGTAAATTCAACATTACCGGTGGTTCTGTAGGCCTGTTCGAAGGCAAGAAGCTGGGAAGGGCCAAGAACCTGGAAAAACTGGAAGTGGAGATTAAAGACCTGGAAGCAGTTGTAGGCAGGCTCCGCACACAGATACAGGATAAACATAATGAAGTACTGGGCTACAACAGCCAGCTCAATGAAAATAATATCAACGCTGCCCGTGAAAAGATCAACCAGATGAACAATCAGCTGTTTGGTCTTCAAAACAGGATCGAAAACTTCCATCACCTGATAGAAGCGGGCGACAAACGCCTGGAAGAAATGCAGCAGTCACTCTCGGCTAATCAGGAAAGCATCTCCGGCGTGAGGGAAGAACTGGAAAATCTGAACGACCGGGTGGGAGAGCTGCAGGACGGCATTGCGGAAGCAGACAGAATGGCCCAGGAAGCGGAACAGCAGTTTAATATGGCCAACGTGCAGTTCAACAACCAGAACCTGCAACATACCCGCCAGCACAGTAAGGTGCAGGCCCTGAAACAGGAGCTGGAGTTCAAACGCAAACAACTGGCCGACCTGCACACGCAGATCACCAGTAACAAGGCTCAGCTGGAAGATACTGTGGCCAATGTTGCTGCCGCTGAAGAAAAACGTAATGCTGCTGATGAAGGGCTGGTGGAACTGTTCCGCCGCCGGCAGGAAGAAGAGAAAGCGCTGAACGAAAAAGATCAGGAATACTATAACTTCCGCAACCACCTTCAGGAGCTGGAAACCACCCTGAGGGCCAAACAGAAGGCCCGCGAACAGCTGGAGCAGCAGCTCAACATGGTGAAGGATAAAGTCAATGAGCTCAAACTGCAGCTGGCCTCCATGAAAGAGCGTCTGAGCGTGGAGTTTAAGGTCAACTTGGATGAGATCATCGATGAACAGCGTCATTCAGAGCTGCCAACAGAAGAACTGCAGGCCAGCGCGGAAAGGCTGAAGAAACGCCTGGAAAATATGGGTGAAATCAACCCTACGGCCATCGAGGCTTACCAGGAAATGAAAAAAAGATATGAGTTCATCCTGGAACAGAAAACTGACCTGGTAAATGCAAAAGACTCCCTGCTGGCAACTATCCAGGAGGTAGAGACGACAGCTAACCAGAAGTTCCTGGAAACATTTAATATGGTTAAAGAAAATTTCATCCGTGTATTTAAGGCGCTCTTCACAGAGGAAGATCAGTGTGATATGATCCTCAGTGATCCGGAAAACCTGGCAGATACTGGTATTGAAATTATCGCAAAACCAAAAGGTAAACGTCCGGCAGCCATTACCCAGCTTTCCGGTGGTGAAAAAACACTGACCGCCACTGCATTGCTGTTTGCCATCTACCTGATCAAACCGGCACCATTCTGTATACTGGATGAAGTGGATGCACCGTTGGATGATGCCAATGTTGGTAAATTTACCAACATGATCAGGAAATTTTCTGATAATTCACAGTTTATTATTGTAACACATAATAAACAGACCATGGCCGCTGTTGACGTGATTTACGGGGTGACCATGCAGGAACCCGGCGTGAGTAAGCTGGTACCCGTGGATTTCAGAAGTTTAAACTGA
- a CDS encoding FMN-binding glutamate synthase family protein: MNHRIARWAVYLLCLLLDGCVAASLYRGYLTGWILLPLAVGLSVLTLYDRLQGKHALLRNYPLLGRLRYLLEQIRPEMRQYFFESDTDGRPFNRRQRAVVYQRAKDVKQTVAFGALENMYEPGYEWAAHTAFPKKVKPEALKVTIGNEQCTQPYNASLLNISAMSYGALSKTAILSLNGGAQIGGFAHNTGEGGVSPYHLQHGGDLIWQIGTGYFGCRDEQGNFSPEVYTATVAAPSVKMVELKLSQGAKPGKGGVLPAAKNTPEIAAIRKVKPGVSVLSPAAHTAFGNEYEMLAFVKQLRELSGGKPVGFKLCVGRKDEFERICIAMTNTRIYPDFITVDGAEGGTGAAPLEFTDSIGMPLYDALALVVNMLKKYELKQHIRIMASGKIITGFDIMKVLALGADACYSARGMMLALGCIQALQCDSGSCPVGVATQDPTLYQGVNVTDKRERVANFHRNTIYALAELMGACGFEAADKVNPAALYRRVTRTDIRSYEEIYAPDSGRSAGAALYPGPSVNN; the protein is encoded by the coding sequence ATGAATCATCGGATAGCACGATGGGCAGTTTATCTTTTATGCCTGTTGCTGGATGGATGCGTGGCGGCTAGCCTTTATCGCGGTTATTTAACGGGATGGATCTTATTACCATTAGCTGTCGGCCTTAGCGTACTTACGCTGTATGACCGCTTGCAGGGCAAACATGCCCTGTTGCGTAACTACCCGCTGCTGGGAAGGTTACGTTACCTGCTGGAGCAGATCAGGCCGGAAATGCGCCAGTATTTCTTTGAGTCCGATACAGATGGAAGGCCGTTCAACCGCCGTCAGCGTGCGGTAGTTTATCAACGTGCCAAAGATGTAAAACAGACCGTTGCTTTTGGTGCATTGGAAAACATGTATGAGCCAGGTTATGAGTGGGCCGCGCACACTGCTTTCCCTAAGAAAGTGAAGCCGGAGGCATTAAAGGTAACAATTGGCAATGAACAATGTACACAACCTTATAATGCAAGTTTACTCAATATCAGCGCAATGAGTTACGGCGCATTGAGTAAAACAGCCATCCTTTCCCTTAACGGGGGCGCGCAGATCGGCGGTTTCGCCCACAATACGGGAGAAGGTGGTGTAAGTCCGTATCACCTGCAACATGGTGGTGACCTGATCTGGCAGATCGGTACAGGTTATTTTGGTTGCCGTGATGAGCAGGGAAACTTCTCACCAGAGGTATATACTGCAACAGTGGCAGCCCCTTCTGTAAAAATGGTTGAGCTGAAACTGAGCCAGGGTGCAAAACCTGGTAAAGGTGGGGTATTACCCGCAGCGAAAAATACACCTGAAATTGCAGCCATTCGTAAGGTGAAACCAGGTGTGAGCGTGCTTTCACCTGCTGCACATACCGCCTTTGGCAACGAATATGAGATGCTGGCGTTTGTGAAACAGCTGAGAGAACTGTCTGGTGGCAAACCGGTAGGCTTCAAATTATGCGTAGGCCGTAAAGACGAATTTGAGCGTATCTGCATAGCGATGACCAATACCCGTATCTACCCCGACTTTATTACGGTAGATGGTGCGGAAGGCGGTACTGGTGCTGCTCCGCTGGAATTCACTGACAGCATCGGTATGCCCTTGTACGACGCATTGGCACTGGTAGTGAATATGCTGAAGAAGTACGAACTGAAACAACATATCCGTATCATGGCCAGTGGTAAAATCATTACCGGTTTTGATATCATGAAGGTGTTGGCATTAGGTGCAGATGCATGCTATAGCGCCAGAGGTATGATGCTCGCATTGGGTTGTATTCAGGCCCTGCAATGTGACAGTGGCAGCTGCCCGGTAGGAGTGGCTACTCAGGATCCAACCCTCTATCAGGGTGTGAATGTAACCGATAAACGCGAACGTGTGGCTAATTTCCACCGTAACACGATATATGCATTGGCAGAACTGATGGGCGCCTGTGGTTTTGAAGCAGCAGACAAAGTAAATCCTGCAGCCCTTTACAGAAGAGTAACCAGAACGGATATACGATCATATGAAGAAATATATGCACCGGACAGCGGCCGTTCTGCTGGAGCGGCGCTTTATCCGGGGCCATCTGTTAACAATTGA